The Streptomyces sp. NBC_00569 genomic sequence CACCGTCAACCGGTCGCCGCGTGCGGGCAGTTGAACGGCCCGCTGCGGACTGCTGCGTCATGGCGCTCCCTCGTGTGACTGGCATGTGGCTCGCGTGGGGCCCATGGGGTTCCGATGATCCCCGCGTCGGCCCGGTGTAGCAAGAGCTTGCAGATTCTTGCACAAGGCATCCGTGGCCTGTCAGGCCCGTCAATGCGCCCGCACGCCTCGGAGCGCAGGTCACGGACCGATAACCGACTGGATCTCCTTGCAATATTTTTCTGCAAGGTCTTTCGCCGCGCTTGCAACGCTGTTACGTTCACGTCGCCCGGCGGCGGCAACGGTGCGTCGGCGAGTCGGCAAGGGGTACGGACGGGACCGTCTCCCACCACTTCGGGCTTTCACCCTCTAGGAGATCTCATGCGGCGTGGCATAGCGGCCACCGCGCTGGTGGCGTCCCTCGCCCTCGCGGCGACGGCCTGCGGCGGAAGCGACAGCGGCAGCGACAAGGCGTCGGGGCCCGTCACCATCACGTGGTGGGACACGTCGAACGCCACCAACGAGGCACCGACGTACAAGGCCCTGGTCAAGAAGTTCGAGAAGGCGAACTCCGGCATCAAGGTCAAATACGTCAACGTCCCCTTCGACCAGGCGCAGAACAAGTTCGACACCGCCGCGGGCTCCAAGGGCGCCCCCGACGTGCTGCGTGCCGAGGTCGGCTGGACGCCGGCCTTCGCGAAGAAGAGCTACCTCCTGCCGCTCGACGGCACCGAGGCGCTCGCCGACAAGGACAAGTTCCAGCCGAGCCTGATCAAGCAGGCCCAGTTCGAGGGCAAGACCTACGGCGCGCCGCTGGTCACCGACACCCTGGCCCTCGTCTACAACAAGGACCTCTTCAAGAAGGCCGGCATCGACCTGCCGCCCGCCAACTGGGACGACCTGAAGGCCGACGCCGCCAAGATCAAGTCGAAGACGGGCGTCGATGGCTACTGGGGCTCCACGCAGGGCTACTACTCCATGCCGTTCCTGTACGGCGAGGGCAGCGACACCGTCGACGCCTCCGCGAAGAAGATCACCATCGGTTCGCCGGAGGCCAAGAAGGGCCTCACCGCCTGGCAGGGCCTCTTCGACGGCAAGGGCCTGCACAAGGCCGACGCCACCGCCGACGCGTACGCCCACATCCAGGACGCGTTCGTGAACGGCAAGGTCGCCGCGATCATCCAGGGCCCGTGGGAGATCACCAACTTCTACAAGGGCTCCGCGTTCAAGGACAAGGAGAACCTGGGCATCGCGACCGTCCCGGCCGGCTCCACCGGCAAGGCGGGCGCCCCGACCGGCGGCCACAACCTCG encodes the following:
- a CDS encoding extracellular solute-binding protein, with amino-acid sequence MRRGIAATALVASLALAATACGGSDSGSDKASGPVTITWWDTSNATNEAPTYKALVKKFEKANSGIKVKYVNVPFDQAQNKFDTAAGSKGAPDVLRAEVGWTPAFAKKSYLLPLDGTEALADKDKFQPSLIKQAQFEGKTYGAPLVTDTLALVYNKDLFKKAGIDLPPANWDDLKADAAKIKSKTGVDGYWGSTQGYYSMPFLYGEGSDTVDASAKKITIGSPEAKKGLTAWQGLFDGKGLHKADATADAYAHIQDAFVNGKVAAIIQGPWEITNFYKGSAFKDKENLGIATVPAGSTGKAGAPTGGHNLAVYAGSDKAHQEASLKFVKWMTSAATQEQIALKNSTLPTREDAYTTKVVTDPGIAGYQKVLTAAQPRPELPEYSSLWAPLDTEWPKVATGKESLDKGIGNAQNAYVKLVPDFSK